The Malus sylvestris chromosome 12, drMalSylv7.2, whole genome shotgun sequence genome contains a region encoding:
- the LOC126593749 gene encoding CDPK-related kinase 7-like, protein MGLCHGKPTENPQLQSQDPTIPSENEAYGAPNSQSSKSSNFPFYSPSPLPSLFKNSPANSSVSSTPLRIFKRPFPPPSPAKHIRALLARRHGSMKPNEASIPEGSECEVALDKSFGFSKQFVSHYELGDEVGRGHFGYTCSAKAKKGSLKGQDVAVKVIPKSKMTTAIGIEDVRREVKILRALTHKNLVQFYEAYEDDDNVYVVMELCKGGELLDSILSRGGKYSEDDAREVMVQILSVTAYCHLQGVVHRDLKPENFLFTSSDEKSPLKAIDFGLSDYVKPDERLNDIVGSAYYVAPEVLHRSYGTEADMWSIGVIAYILLCGSRPFWSRTESGIFRAVLKADPSFDEAPWPSLSSDAIDFVKRLLNKDYRKRLTAAQALCHPWLANYHEVKIPMDMIVYKLVNAYICSSTLRKSALGTLAKTLSVAQLAYLRNQFTLLGPNKSGFITMQNFKMGVTRNSTDAMKDSRVLDYVNMISSIRYRKLDFEEFCASAISVHQLEGMESWEEHARRAYELFEKDGNRPIMIEEVASELGLSPSVPVHVVLQDWIRHSDGKLSFLGFVRLLHGVSSRSFQKA, encoded by the exons ATGGGACTGTGTCATGGAAAACCCACAGAAAACCCACAACTCCAATCTCAAGACCCCACAATTCCGAGCGAAAACGAGGCATATGGAGCACCCAATTCCCAGTCCTCAAAATCCTCAAACTTCCCATTTTACAGCCCAAGTCCACTGCCAAGTCTGTTCAAGAACTCTCCTGCCAACTCCAGCGTCAGCTCCACGCCTCTGCGCATATTCAAGCGGCCTTTCCCGCCTCCGTCTCCGGCGAAGCACATTCGGGCATTGCTTGCTCGGAGGCACGGCTCTATGAAGCCCAATGAGGCCTCAATCCCTGAAGGGAGTGAGTGTGAGGTTGCCTTGGACAAGAGTTTCGGGTTTTCGAAACAGTTCGTAAGCCATTATGAGCTTGGTGACGAGGTGGGGCGCGGGCATTTCGGGTATACTTGCTCTGCCAAGGCCAAGAAGGGAAGCTTGAAGGGCCAGGATGTGGCTGTCAAGGTTATTCCAAAGTCAAAG ATGACCACGGCAATTGGCATAGAGGATGTAAGAAGAGAAGTGAAGATCCTAAGAGCTCTAACACATAAGAACCTAGTGCAGTTCTATGAGGCCTATGAAGATGATGACAACGTTTATGTAGTGATGGA GCTGTGCAAAGGAGGTGAACTGTTGGATAGTATACTTTCAAG GGGTGGAAAATATTCTGAAGATGATGCAAGGGAGGTTATGGTTCAGATTTTAAGTGTAACTGCCTACTGTCATCTCCAAGGCGTGGTTCACCGGGACCTCAAGCCAGAG AATTTCCTTTTTACTTCAAGCGATGAGAAGTCCCCATTGAAGGCCATTGATTTCGGACTCTCAGACTATGTAAAACCAG ATGAGAGGTTGAATGATATTGTAGGAAGTGCATACTACGTCGCTCCTGAAGTTCTACATAGGTCATATGGGACAGAAGCAGACATGTGGAGTATCGGTGTAATTGCTTATATCCTTTTGTGTGGAAGCCGACCTTTTTGGTCACGGACCGAGTCTGGCATCTTTCGAGCTGTACTAAAGGCTGATCCGAGCTTTGATGAAGCTCCTTGGCCTTCTTTATCGTCTGATGCAATAGATTTTGTAAAGAGACTCCTGAACAAGGACTACCGTAAGAGATTAACCGCAGCTCAAGCTCTAT GTCATCCATGGTTAGCCAATTATCACGAGGTCAAGATACCGATGGATATGATAGTGTACAAACTTGTTAATGCTTACATATGCTCATCTACTTTGCGAAAATCAGCATTAGGG ACTCTTGCAAAGACATTAAGTGTAGCGCAGCTGGCTTATCTCCGGAACCAATTTACATTGTTAGGGCCAAACAAAAGTGGATTCATCACTATGCAGAACTTCAAGATG GGTGTAACAAGGAACTCCACTGATGCCATGAAGGATTCGCGGGTTCTAGATTACGTCAACATG ATCAGTTCTATTCGGTATAGAAAGCTGGATTTCGAAGAATTTTGTGCATCTGCCATAAGTGTGCATCAGCTGGAAGGGATGGAGAGCTGGGAGGAACATGCAAGGCGAGCATACGAGCTGTTTGAGAAGGATGGAAATAGACCAATAATGATAGAGGAAGTTGCTTCG GAAttgggacttagcccatcagtACCAGTTCATGTTGTTCTCCAGGACTGGATAAGACACTCTGATGGAAAGCTCAGTTTTCTGGGGTTTGTTAGACTACTACATGGAGTTTCTTCGCGCTCATTTCAGAAGGCTTAA
- the LOC126593387 gene encoding uncharacterized protein LOC126593387 isoform X1, producing MAFPRTQKSKPGPSSPIIFLAICIAAIALLFLFSSLISTSGFYISSPKILESMPKDKYKSQNHQSGHEKYLYWGDRIDCPGKHCESCAGLGHQESSLRCALEEAMFLQRTFVMPSRMCLNPMHNKKAILHHSNDGISEERWAANSCSMDSLYDMDLISGTVPVILDNSKKWYQVVETSMKLEARGAAHVEGVNRVDLKENSRFSNLLIINRTASPLSWFMECKDRKNSSAIILPHSFLPSMVAKKLRNAADEIKELLGDYDAMHVRRGDIIKTRKDRFGVNRTLHPHVDRDTHPEFILRRIEKWVPSGRTLYIASNERTPGFFSLLSVRYKLAYSSNYSHILEPVIENNYQLFMIERLIMTGAKTFINTFKEDDTDLSLTDDRKKNTKVWQIPVYTMDEEGT from the exons ATGGCATTTCCTAGAACCCAAAAGTCCAAACCAGGACCTAGTTCCCCAATCATATTCCTTGCCATCTGCATAGCTGCCATTGcactcctcttcctcttttcttctctcatatccACTAGTGGGTTCTATATATCCTCTCCAAAAATCCTAGAAAGCATGCCCAAAGACAAGTACAAGAGCCAAAACCACCAAAGTGGCCATGAGAAGTACCTCTACTGGGGTGACAGAATTGATTGCCCTGGAAAGCACTGCGAGTCTTGTGCAGGATTGGGCCACCAGGAGTCCAGCCTTAGGTGTGCTCTTGAAGAGGCCATGTTCCTTCAGAG AACTTTTGTAATGCCTTCGAGAATGTGTCTCAACCCAATGCACAACAAGAAAGCAATCCTTCATCACTCAAATGATGGAATTTCAGAAGAAAG ATGGGCAGCAAACTCTTGTTCCATGGACTCTTTGTATGATATGGATCTCATATCGGGCACTGTACCAGTAATTTTAGACAATTCAAAAAAGTGGTATCAGGTGGTGGAAACAAGTATGAAGTTGGAAGCTAGAGGAGCCGCTCATGTGGAAGGAGTTAATCGTGTTGATCTCAAAGAAAACAGTCGTTTCTCAAATCTTTTAATCATAAACAGAACTGCAAGCCCTCTCTCATg GTTTATGGAGTGCAAGGATCGAAAAAATAGTAGTGCTATAATTTTGCCTCACTCCTTTCTTCCCTCAATGGTGGCAAAGAAGCTAAGGAATGCAGCTGATGAG ATTAAGGAACTCCTTGGTGATTATGATGCCATGCATGTTCGTCGTGGTGATATAATAAAGACCAGGAAGGACAGGTTTGGCGTCAACAGGACCCTGCATCCTCATGTGGACAGGGATACTCACCCCGAGTTTATTCTCCGCAGAATTGAAAAATGGGTCCCATCTGGACGAACTCTTTATATCGCTTCAAATGAAAGGACACCGGGTTTTTTTTCACTTCTCTCAGTCAG ATACAAATTGGCGTATTCATCAAACTATAGCCACATCTTGGAGCCCGTGATTGAGAATAACTACCAGCTGTTCATGATTGAGAGGCTTATCATGACGGGTGCTAAAACGTTCATCAACACATTTAAAGAAGATGATACAGATCTCAGTCTTACTGATGACCGAAAGAAGAACACCAAGGTGTGGCAAATACCAGTTTATACCATGGATGAAGAGGGAACCTAG
- the LOC126593387 gene encoding uncharacterized protein LOC126593387 isoform X2, whose amino-acid sequence MAFPRTQKSKPGPSSPIIFLAICIAAIALLFLFSSLISTSGFYISSPKILESMPKDKYKSQNHQSGHEKYLYWGDRIDCPGKHCESCAGLGHQESSLRCALEEAMFLQRWAANSCSMDSLYDMDLISGTVPVILDNSKKWYQVVETSMKLEARGAAHVEGVNRVDLKENSRFSNLLIINRTASPLSWFMECKDRKNSSAIILPHSFLPSMVAKKLRNAADEIKELLGDYDAMHVRRGDIIKTRKDRFGVNRTLHPHVDRDTHPEFILRRIEKWVPSGRTLYIASNERTPGFFSLLSVRYKLAYSSNYSHILEPVIENNYQLFMIERLIMTGAKTFINTFKEDDTDLSLTDDRKKNTKVWQIPVYTMDEEGT is encoded by the exons ATGGCATTTCCTAGAACCCAAAAGTCCAAACCAGGACCTAGTTCCCCAATCATATTCCTTGCCATCTGCATAGCTGCCATTGcactcctcttcctcttttcttctctcatatccACTAGTGGGTTCTATATATCCTCTCCAAAAATCCTAGAAAGCATGCCCAAAGACAAGTACAAGAGCCAAAACCACCAAAGTGGCCATGAGAAGTACCTCTACTGGGGTGACAGAATTGATTGCCCTGGAAAGCACTGCGAGTCTTGTGCAGGATTGGGCCACCAGGAGTCCAGCCTTAGGTGTGCTCTTGAAGAGGCCATGTTCCTTCAGAG ATGGGCAGCAAACTCTTGTTCCATGGACTCTTTGTATGATATGGATCTCATATCGGGCACTGTACCAGTAATTTTAGACAATTCAAAAAAGTGGTATCAGGTGGTGGAAACAAGTATGAAGTTGGAAGCTAGAGGAGCCGCTCATGTGGAAGGAGTTAATCGTGTTGATCTCAAAGAAAACAGTCGTTTCTCAAATCTTTTAATCATAAACAGAACTGCAAGCCCTCTCTCATg GTTTATGGAGTGCAAGGATCGAAAAAATAGTAGTGCTATAATTTTGCCTCACTCCTTTCTTCCCTCAATGGTGGCAAAGAAGCTAAGGAATGCAGCTGATGAG ATTAAGGAACTCCTTGGTGATTATGATGCCATGCATGTTCGTCGTGGTGATATAATAAAGACCAGGAAGGACAGGTTTGGCGTCAACAGGACCCTGCATCCTCATGTGGACAGGGATACTCACCCCGAGTTTATTCTCCGCAGAATTGAAAAATGGGTCCCATCTGGACGAACTCTTTATATCGCTTCAAATGAAAGGACACCGGGTTTTTTTTCACTTCTCTCAGTCAG ATACAAATTGGCGTATTCATCAAACTATAGCCACATCTTGGAGCCCGTGATTGAGAATAACTACCAGCTGTTCATGATTGAGAGGCTTATCATGACGGGTGCTAAAACGTTCATCAACACATTTAAAGAAGATGATACAGATCTCAGTCTTACTGATGACCGAAAGAAGAACACCAAGGTGTGGCAAATACCAGTTTATACCATGGATGAAGAGGGAACCTAG
- the LOC126592158 gene encoding uncharacterized mitochondrial protein AtMg00860-like has translation MNHLFLKKQNCVFSQSCVEYLGHIVSKEGVAAYPSKLRAISELPIPKNVKQLRGFLGLTGYYRKFVPGYRRICQPLYNLTKKDRFKWDVAAEEAFKNLKGIMASSQVLTLPDFSIPFEIECDALEVGIGAALQQIGRPIAFTS, from the coding sequence ATGAATCACTTGTTCctcaagaaacaaaattgtgttTTTAGTCAGAGTTGTGTGGAGTACTTGGGACATATTGTATCTAAGGAGGGTGTTGCTGCATATCCTAGTAAGTTGAGGGCTATATCCGAATTGCCTATTCCCAAAAATGTGAAGCAACTTAGAGGGTTCTTGGGTTTAACAGGATACTACAGGAAGTTTGTTCCTGGTTATAGGAGAATTTGTCAGCCTTTATATAACCTCACTAAGAAGGATAGGTTCAAGTGGGATGTGGCAGCTGAGGAAGCTTTTAAAAACCTCAAGGGCATTATGGCATCATCTCAGGTTCTAACTTTGCCGGATttttcaattccatttgaaaTCGAATGTGATGCCTTAGAAGTGGGAATTGGAGCTGCCCTACAGCAAATAGGGAGACCTATAGCCTTCACTAGCTAA